A window from Solanum stenotomum isolate F172 chromosome 5, ASM1918654v1, whole genome shotgun sequence encodes these proteins:
- the LOC125865005 gene encoding ras-related protein RABA4d-like isoform X1, whose amino-acid sequence MSSNFYADHYNQKIDYVFKIILIGDSAVGKSQLLARFARNEFSLDSKATIGVEFQTKTLIVDNKTVKAQIWDTAGQERYRAVTSAYYRGAAGAMLVYDLTKHQSFDHMARWLEELRGHADKNIVIMLIANKCDLGSLRAVPVEDAQEFAERENLFFMETSALQSTNVEGEFMTVLTEIYKIISKNTLNAAPGADYGKSQSLKGTRIIVPGHDSDSGGNSGCCCMSS is encoded by the exons ATGTCTTCGAATTTTTATGCAGATCATTATAATCaaaagattgattatgtttttaagattattttaattGGAGATTCCGCAGTTGGTAAATCTCAATTATTGGCTAGAtttgcaagaaatgaatttagtttAGATTCAAAGGCTACAATTGGGGTTGAGTTTCAAACAAAAACTTTAATTGTTGATAACAAAACCGTTAAGGCACAAATTTGGGACACTGCAGGACAAGAAAG GTATAGAGCAGTAACAAGTGCATATTATCGAGGTGCAGCTGGTGCGATGCTAGTCTACGACTTAACAAAACACCAATCATTCGATCATATGGCTAGATGGCTGGAGGAACTAAGAGGTCACGCGGACAAGAACATAGTTATAATGCTCATCGCGAACAAATGTGATCTAGGAAGTCTTCGAGCTGTACCAGTTGAAGATGCTCAAGAATTTGCAGAAAGGGAAAATCTCTTCTTTATGGAAACATCAGCTCTTCAATCCACAAACGTCGAGGGTGAATTCATGACAGTTTTAacagaaatttataaaatcattagcAAGAATACGCTTAATGCAGCTCCGGGAGCTGATTATGGGAAGTCACAATCTTTAAAGGGAACCAGGATCATTGTTCCTGGCCACGATTCGGATTCTGGTGGGAATAGTGGTTGCTGCTGCATGTCGTCATGA
- the LOC125865355 gene encoding stomatal closure-related actin-binding protein 3-like has protein sequence MTKVSPEFVEEPQMQIVQSVSRDVSLSNNQFPTYKLGPNFEVLQDTKEDNKAPPLKEVVEEETDRLTEQHNRLSVRDLASKFDKNLSAAAKLSNEAKIREAPSLEGHVLLKKLRDSLEFLKGRLTGLNKEDIEKAISLVEALAVKLTQNEGELIQEKFEVKKLVNFLKQASEDAKRLVNQERSFACAEIESARSVVQRIGEALDEEERNSPTSAKQVTTMH, from the exons ATGACAAAGGTCAGTCCAGAATTTGTAGAGGAGCCTCAGATGCAGATAGTCCAGTCAGTATCAAGAGATGTGAGCTTGTCCAATAACCAGTTTCCAACATATAAGCTAGGACCCAACTTTGAGGTTCTACAGGATACAAAGGAGGATAATAAAGCCCCACCTTTAAAGGAGGTAGTCGAGGAAGAAACAGATCGGCTGACAGAACAACACAACCGCCTTTCTGTTCGTGACCTTGCTAGCAAATTTGACAAGAATTTGTCAGCTGCAGCTAAATTGTCTAATGAG GCTAAAATTAGAGAGGCACCTTCCCTAGAGGGACATGTCCTTTTGAAGAAGCTCAGAGATTCTTTAGAATTTCTCAAAGGAAGATTGACAGGACTTAACAAGGAGGACATTGAAAAAGCTATTTCATTG GTGGAAGCTTTGGCAGTAAAGCTGACACAAAATGAGGGAGAGCTTATTCAAGAGAAGTTTGAAGTGAAAAAGCTTGTGAATTTTCTCAAGCAG GCCTCAGAAGATGCTAAAAGATTGGTTAACCAGGAAAGATCTTTTGCTTGTGCTGAAATTGAGAGTGCCAGATCAGTCGTGCAAAGAATTGGAGAGGCCCTTGATGAAGAAGAGAGGAATTCCCCGACCTCAGCAAAACAGGTTACTACCATGCATTGA
- the LOC125865005 gene encoding ras-related protein RABA4d-like isoform X2 — protein MSSNFYADHYNQKIDYVFKIILIGDSAVGKSQLLARFARNEFSLDSKATIGVEFQTKTLIVDNKTVKAQIWDTAGQERYRAVTSAYYRGAVGAMLVYDLTKRQSFDHMARWLEELRGHADKNIVIMLIANKCDLGSLRAVPVEDAQEFTERENLFFMETSALQSTNVEGAFMTVLTEIYKIVSKNTLIAAPGAYYGKSQPLKGTRIIVPGQDSDSGGNSGGCCMLS, from the exons ATGTCTTCGAATTTTTATGCAGATCATTATAATCaaaagattgattatgtttttaagattattttaattGGAGATTCCGCAGTTGGTAAATCTCAATTATTGGCTAGAtttgcaagaaatgaatttagtttAGATTCAAAGGCTACAATTGGGGTTGAGTTTCAAACAAAAACTTTAATTGTTGATAACAAAACCGTTAAGGCACAAATTTGGGACACTGCAGGACAAGAAAG GTATAGAGCAGTAACAAGTGCATATTATCGAGGTGCAGTTGGCGCGATGCTAGTCTATGACTTAACAAAACGCCAATCATTCGATCATATGGCTAGATGGCTGGAGGAACTAAGAGGTCACGCAGACAAGAACATAGTTATAATGCTCATCGCGAACAAATGTGATCTAGGAAGTCTTCGAGCTGTACCAGTTGAAGATGCTCAAGAATTCACAGAAAGGGAGAATCTTTTCTTTATGGAAACATCAGCTCTTCAATCCACAAACGTCGAGGGTGCATTCATGACAGTTTTAacagaaatttataaaatcgttAGCAAGAATACGCTTATTGCAGCTCCGGGAGCTTATTATGGGAAGTCACAACCTTTAAAGGGAACCAGGATCATTGTTCCTGGCCAGGATTCGGATTCTGGTGGGAATAGTGGTGGCTGCTGCATGCTGTCATGA